A window of the Emys orbicularis isolate rEmyOrb1 chromosome 1, rEmyOrb1.hap1, whole genome shotgun sequence genome harbors these coding sequences:
- the GTPBP1 gene encoding GTP-binding protein 1 yields the protein MAAERSRSPIEGFPVPACMFAPEPSSPGGAAQATASARPHRAAFGSDCSEDGEVLNGEPELDLTSKLVMVSPTSEQYDSLLQQMWERMDEGCGETIYVIGQGSDGTEYGLSEADMEASYATVKSMAEQLEADVILLREHQEAGGKVRDYLVRKRVGDNDFLEVRVAVVGNVDAGKSTLLGVLTHGELDNGRGFARQKLFRHKHEIESGRTSSVGNDILGFDSEGNVVNKPDSHGGSLEWTKICEKSTKVITFIDLAGHEKYLKTTVFGMTGHLPDFCMLMVGSNAGIVGMTKEHLGLALALNVPVFVVVTKIDMCPANILQETLKLLQRLLKSPGCRKIPVLVQSKDDVIVTASNFSSERMCPIFQISNVTGENLELLKMFLNLLSPRTSYREEEPAEFQIDDTYSVPGVGTVVSGTTLRGLIKLNDTLLLGPDPLGNFLTIAVKSIHRKRMPVKEVRGGQTASFALKKIKRSSIRKGMVMVSCRLNPQASWEFEAEILVLHHPTTISPRYQAMVHCGSIRQTATILSMDKDCLRTGDKATVHFRFIKTPEYLHIDQRLVFREGRTKAVGTITKLLQTTNNSPMNSKPQQIKMQSTKKGPLTKREDGVPQSGTAAGGALVGDDATSSGATPAVPSSALQAQSKVGGGGRRRGGQRHKVKSQGACVTPASGC from the exons ATGGCGGCGGAGCGGAGCCGCTCGCCCATTGAGGGCTTCCCGGTACCGGCCTGTATGTTCGCGCCGGAGCCCAGCTCCCCCGGCGGGGCGGCCCAGGCGACAGCCTCCGCTCGACCCCACCGCGCCGCCTTCGGCTCGGACTGCAGCGAGGACGGGGAGGTGCTCAACGGGGAGCCCGAGCTCGACCTCACCAGCAAG TTGGTGATGGTGAGTCCGACATCGGAACAGTATGACAGTCTGCTCCAGCAGATGTGGGAGAGAATGGATGAGGGATGTGGGGAGACCATCTATGTAATTGGACAAGGATCAG ATGGGACTGAATATGGTCTGAGTGAGGCAGATATGGAAGCATCCTATGCCACAGTGAAGAGCATGGCAGAGCAGCTCGAGGCAGATGTGATACTTCTGCGGGAGCACCAGGAGGCAGGGGGCAAGGTGCGCGACTACCTTGTTCGGAAACGTGTGGGTGACAACGACTTCCTGGAGGTCAG GGTAGCAGTGGTGGGCAATGTGGATGCAGGAAAGAGCACATTGCTGGGTGTCCTGACGCATGGTGAGCTGGACAATGGCCGGGGCTTTGCACGGCAAAAGCTCTTCCGCCACAAGCATGAGATCGAGTCGGGTCGTACCAGCAGTGTGGGCAATGACATCTTGGGCTTTGACAGTGAGGGCAATGTGGTGAACAAGCCTGACAGCCATGGTGGCAGCCTGGAGTGGACCAAAATCTGTGAGAAATCCACCAAGGTCATCACTTTCATTGACTTGGCTGGGCATGAGAAGTACCTGAAGACCACAGTCTTTGGCATGACTGGTCACCTACCAGATTTCTGCATGCTTATG GTTGGCAGCAATGCTGGGATTGTTGGGATGACCAAGGAGCACCTGGGCCTAGCGCTGGCACTCAATGTTCCAGTCTTTGTCGTGGTGACAAAAATCGACATGTGTCCTGCCAACATCCTGCAAG AAACTCTGAAGCTGTTACAGCGACTTCTGAAGTCCCCAGGGTGCAGGAAGATCCCGGTGCTGGTTCAGAGCAAAGATGATGTCATTGTAACAGCCTCCAACTTCAGCTCAGAGAG GATGTGCCCAATTTTCCAGATTTCCAATGTCACTGGTGAGAATCTGGAGTTGCTTAAGATGTTTCTCAATCTCCTGTCTCCCCGAACAAGTTACAGGGAGGAAGAGCCAGCAGAATTTCAGATAGACGACACTTACTCTGTACCG GGTGTGGGAACAGTTGTGTCTGGGACAACCTTGAGAGGCCTGATCAAGCTAAATGACACTTTGCTTCTGGGTCCAGACCCCTTGGGCAACTTCCTGACCATTGCTGTCAAGTCCATCCACCGCAAACGCATGCCTGTGAAGGAGGTGCGTGGTGGCCAGACTGCCTCCTTTGCTCTGAAaaag ATCAAGCGTTCCTCCATCCGGAAAGGCATGGTGATGGTGTCCTGCCGGTTGAATCCACAAGCATCCTGGGAATTTGAAGCAGAGATTCTGGTGCTGCATCATCCCACCACCATCAGCCCACGCTATCAGGCCATGG TGCATTGTGGCAGTATCCGCCAGACAGCCACTATCCTCAGCATGGACAAGGACTGCCTACGGACAGGGGACAAAGCTACAGTGCACTTCCGCTTCATCAAGACCCCTGAATACTTGCATATAGACCAGCGGCTGGTCTTTCGTGAGGGCCGTACCAAAGCAGTGGGTACTATCACCAAG TTACTCCAGACCACCAACAACTCTCCAATGAACTCCAAGCCCCAGCAGATCAAGATGCAGTCAACAAAAAAGGGACCCCTTACGAAACGAGAGGATGGTGTGCCCCAGAGTGGGACAGCAGCTGGGGGGGCCCTGGTGGGGGATGATGCCACCTCATCAGGAGCAACACCAGCAGTACCTTCTAGTGCCCTGCAAGCACAG TCGAAGGTTGGAGGAGGGGGTCGGCGACGTGGGGGCCAACGCCATAAAGTGAAGTCTCAGGGGGCTTGTGTGACTCCCGCCAGTGGCTGCTGa